Genomic segment of Pirellulales bacterium:
GTCGTTGAAAAATAGCATGCCGGGGTTAAACCCATTATTAAACGGGCCGAAAATAGTGTCTTGCAGGTACGAACGTTCGATAAAATCGAGCCAACGGCTGCTTTGGACATGCTCCATGCCGATCGGCTCCTTGAGATTTCCGGCGCGAAACGTACCGACGCCGGGAAGATCCGTCCAGGCGAGGTACGCATCGGCGATGGCAGGGACCGCAACCGCTGGAGCTCCGACCGTCGGCGAAGCCGGCGCAAGAGTTGTCACGAAATCGTATTCCACGACCCACTCGAAATTTTCATACATTGCGCCGTCGATGCGCAGCCGGGCACGGCGCATTTGCGCGGAATTCGGCTGCACGCCGATGCCGCCCACGGTCGGTGAAACCGTCAGGTCGGGGTCGTTGTTGAACCCGCTGATGTCGAACTGGGTGCGGCCGCCGATGTGGACGCGGTAATCTTTGTTCTTGGATGCCAGTTCAACGCCGTTTTTCCAACTAGCGGTCATCGACAGATCAGCGCCCACTTCATAGGGCACTGGCCCCGAGCCTGTGGCCGCCATTTGCCTTGCAGATTGTTCTGCGAGCAGGTTTTCGAGCGATGTCAATCGCTCGTGAAATCCGCGCAACGTGCGGTCGCCGTCCAAACCAGAAAGCTGGCCGCTGGGAAGCGCCATCGTGCCATGCGAGTCTTGTAGAGCCGATGAAAAGAACTGCGAGTTCGGTTGAATCGCACCGAGCTGCTCGCGCAAGGCGCGTATTTCGCTTTCCTGCTGATCGAGGCGTTGCAAAAGCGATTGAAAATCGATAGTCGAAGCGTTGGCAAACTTGGGCGGCTCGGCTGGTGCGGCCGTCTGCGCGAAAATTGGCCGACCCACGCTGGCACAGACGATCAGCCAGGCTACAATCACCAAACAACGAAACGGCTTTCTCACAGCAATCAGCTCCGCGAAGTGGCATTTTAGTGATGGAGACTGGCTTGGCGGTCAAATCTTGAAATCGTGTCCAACAGTCAATTGGCTCATTCGACTGTAATGCAGACGGCCGTCGAACCGGCATCCACTGACTAACCCCGTTGTTCGTTAGAACTGTCATCGTCGGAATAAGCCTTAGAACCGAGCAACTACCCTGTGTTCCGTACAACCGTTACAACCGTTACAAATTCGCGCGAAGATGACGAAAGAAGGGAAAGTATTCCGGCTCGGTTTACCATTGATGTATGCCCTCGCATGCATTCGCTAGACTGCCAGCTTTCGCTACCCTCTGCAACCTGCCTGTTGTCGTTGATATAATCGTTAGGGTTTTACCATCACATCGCTGAGCCGCAATGACGATTGCGAAATTTGGCGCAAAATCCCATCGCTCGTATCCTATGAAGATTGGTGGTAAATAGAACCACGAAATATGAAGAAACTGACTTTGAGGGCGTCCGGAAAGTTGTCGGAGAGGGGATCGCTTTCCTCGAAATTGTCGTAGTTTCAGATCTGTCGCAAATAAGAGTCGCCGGCCACAGATGATTTTTCGGATAGGTTGTTACCGAATGGCAAAACGGAAAGATATTGACAATCTGCTAGCAAACTGGCCCTACCAGCCCGGCGATGTAATGGCACGGGTAGTGAAGGCCAGCGACGGCCGCGAAGTGCTGCAAATGCGGATCGATTTGGGTGTCATGCAGCTCGAAGTCGATGGTCGGCCCGACGGCGCGCGTCCGCAGGGCGCCGAAACATACTTCGATTATTTGCTGTCGCTGGTGATTCACAAAGGGGATGACTTTGTGCTGACCGTCGAGCAATGTGCCGAGGCGGATCGAGAATTCGTGCAGTTCTACCATCGCCGCATCTGCTGGCTGACGCTACGACGATTTCGCAAAGCTGTCAAAGACGCCGACCACACGCTCGGATTTATGGATTTTGCGAAGCAGCATTCTCCCGATGAGGAATGGACACTGTCGCACGAGCAATATCGGCCGTTCGTGCTGTTCCACCGCATTCAGGCCGCGGCACTAGCGGTCCTGGAAGATCAAGGCCCCGAAGCCGCAATTGGAGAAATCAACCGCGGTCTCGATCGTTTTCGCTCGCTGTTCGAAGAGTACGATGCCGGCGAGCGATTCGACGATGATGAACTCGTCAAGCGGCTCGTCGAACTGCAAGACTCGCTCCGCAATCACTACAAGGTCGGCCGCACTCTCGATGAGCAGTTGGCCGACGCGGTTGCCGCGGAACAGTACGAACTGGCGGCGAAATTGCGCGACAAGATCGCCGGCCGAGGATCGAAGCGAAACTAAGGTTGCGCAGCAACAGCTTGTTTGCTCGTCGGTTTATCGGTTTCCGTCAATTTCGCGGCGTCCGGCAATAACGCCAGCTTCGCCGGATCGTAGCGCTCGGCGCTAAAGATCACCGCAACTTTTTCGTTGCTCTCCCCGTTGCGATCTGGATTACAATACTTCCAAACGGTCTGGCCCTCGCGCATCATTTCCAAAATTCTGGCGTTGTTCGATTCGGTGATCAAACCCCTCGGAGACAATATCAATGGCGTTGGCGTGCATGTGGTCCCACCGATTGTCTGAGCGAATGCCGTTCAAGTAATCGCGAAACATCGAGCGGGCAAACGCATCGAGAATCGGAGTGCAGTTCAGTTCTTCGCCGTCCGGCGACAGCACCACGATGTAGTTTTCCAATAGCGGGATTCGCAAATGCGGCGCATCCTTGACGCGTTGGTAGCGAATCGAATAGGCGAGCGCATAGCTCCGACCTTCTTGGTCGAGGTCGAAGTCGTGATGTGTGCAGTCGGAATACTTTCAGATCAGCTTCGAATCCTTATTGATTTTCACCAGGCCGTATCCGTCATCGCGCGCTGGCCCAGCAGCGACGACTTCAGCGTATCTTGACTCCGCTACGAATGCGCCACCGATAAAGCAGGCCACCGCAAGGGATATAACAAACTGCACTGGCAACAATCATTCAACCCATGGACTGATGCGCGCCCGGCCTACCAGAACAGATTTCTCCATCTTGTCTTCAACCTCGCGACCGCGAAAGTGTGGCGTCGGAGGCTACTCGAAGAGGCAGTTGAACTGTAATTTGCCGCGGCAGAGCGAATGCCTCTCGCCAGCGAAATGGACAACCTCGGCAAGCTGCGGAAGATTGCGAATTAGCCCAGGATGGTACAAGGGCAATCGTACGATGATTGCTCCGGTCACCTGGTTCCTGGTGCCCTCGGGGCCATACTTAGACGACTGGCGTATTTCCAACCTGCGCCTGTCAGGAAACTCGTCCGTCGTGACCCTGGAACGTGTTGACGTTGCCTATCGCCTTGCAGCGTAAAGTTCGGCAAATTCCAGCACCCAGGAATCGATCAGTTCTGCAAATCGCTCGAGATCGACTCCCGCAAGCATTTCGTAATGCGTTCTGTTGTAAACTTCTTTATTACGAATCGTCCCGCGGGCGGCCAATTCCAGCACATGGGCGGCGCTGTAAGGGCGAACGAGCATTTCCAGGCGGCTGTAAAGATTCGACCTCGAACGGCCAGGACCGAGATCGGCATCGTCTCGACTGACGGCGGCACCCCAGCCTCGGTCGTTGACCAAGGTATCAAAGCGAAAGCCGGGAAAGTGCGAGGGCAAACTCCGCAAGCACTTTTCGATATGCTCCGAGATCGTCAGGCGATGTTGCGAATGGAGCCGCTTCAACTGCTCTTCGGTCAGTTCCTTTACTGCCGATTCGCTGCGCC
This window contains:
- a CDS encoding UvrB/UvrC motif-containing protein, which translates into the protein MAKRKDIDNLLANWPYQPGDVMARVVKASDGREVLQMRIDLGVMQLEVDGRPDGARPQGAETYFDYLLSLVIHKGDDFVLTVEQCAEADREFVQFYHRRICWLTLRRFRKAVKDADHTLGFMDFAKQHSPDEEWTLSHEQYRPFVLFHRIQAAALAVLEDQGPEAAIGEINRGLDRFRSLFEEYDAGERFDDDELVKRLVELQDSLRNHYKVGRTLDEQLADAVAAEQYELAAKLRDKIAGRGSKRN